From one Salmo salar chromosome ssa09, Ssal_v3.1, whole genome shotgun sequence genomic stretch:
- the LOC106613200 gene encoding short transient receptor potential channel 2, with protein sequence MENITPDQWQAIVNKKLNFPPELIAAIQEDNSILVGSLLSTGDGIICQLDESEDRLWREALNLSIRMGNEDTFSALMLGVKFDFRQIYEALLVAVDTNQPRVVKRLLDRLDQEKGNKMDVRSFSMAIFDHSIDDSQFAPGVTPLTLACQKDLYDIVTMLTKKGHAIPLPHSVSCTCLECRNGRQYDLLKFSLSRINTYRGMASRAYLSITTEDAMLSAFRLSRELRKLSKKEPEFKPQYLSLEELCQEFAVEMLAMCRNQSEVTTILNICDDDNEDELDEQTFEERIPTLSRLRLAVNYNQKLFVSHPICQQVLSSIWCGNIPGWRGSKTVWKLTVSLGIFFTMPLLCMIYWVAPKSKIGKTLKIPVIKFLLHSASYLWFIITLLAESIFMELYRNEFASRQQNILYNSLHMIWVVGFFWSECKNVWAEGLRGYIVDWSNILDMIVLGMYLASFGLRVLIMAIGHFVCQDQNLVEKCAYFTQTVRDEWWQEDPQLISEILFAVTSMLSFTRLAYILPAHESLGTLQISIGIMIDDMMRFMFLLMIIGTAFLCGLNNIYVPYATSPHLGRFNETFNFLFWTMFGASNQGYVDMPDFVLAQFVGRVLYGVFTLVIVIILLNMLIAMITNSFQKIEDDADVEWKFARSKLYLSYFREGSTIPVPFNLVPSPKALFYLLRGFFCCCNQKKTPDYPPIASVSNSTMNNSGEAGMDRVSYRLQVVKALVQRYIEAARREFGEATRKDVGNRITELNKGVGRLHSAMKQLHQNLQNSKSFGSKSDGGNFLGKYIKGAKNKFKNFDKNEAMGNSPDLLRVNLHLIWGVEEGKKEGKTEMIPEVFTEKNTPTNNRESSPDISTESHSGQEFLVRETESTCTQGTVEENTNIM encoded by the exons ATGGAAAATATTACG CCAGACCAATGGCAGGCGATTGTGAACAAAAAGCTTAACTTCCCTCCGGAGCTGATAGCAGCCATTCAGGAAGACAACTCAATTCTGGTGGGCAGCCTGCTGTCCACAGGGGACGGCATCATCTGCCAGCTGGATGAGTCTGAGGACCGTCTGTGGAGAGAAGCCCTGAACCTGTCCATCCGCATGGGCAATGAGGACACTTTCTCTGCTCTGATGCTGGGCGTCAAGTTTGACTTCAGGCAGATCTACGAGGCGCTGCTGGTGGCGGTGGACACCAACCAGCCCCGGGTGGTCAAGAGGCTCCTGGACCGCCTGGACCAGGAAAAGGGCAACAAGATGGATGTgcgctccttctccatggccataTTTGACCACTCCATTGACGACTCCCAGTTTGCCCCCGGAGTGACCCCGCTGACCCTGGCCTGTCAGAAGGACCTGTATGATATTGTCACCATGTTGACTAAGAAGGGTCATGCCATCCCTCTGCCTCACTCTGTCTCCTGTACCTGTCTGGAGTGCAGGAACGGCCGTCAGTATGACCTGCTgaagttctctctgtctcgtatcAACACCTACCGGGGCATGGCCAGCCGGgcatacctctccatcaccacAGAGGATGCCATGCTCAGTGCCTTCAGACTCAGTCGGGAGCTACGCAAGCTCTCCAAGAAAGAGCCTGAATTTAAG CCCCAGTACCTGAGCCTGGAAGAGCTGTGTCAGGAGTTCGCAGTGGAGATGCTGGCCATGTGTCGCAACCAGAGTGAGGTCACAACGATTCTGAACATCTGTGATGACGATAATGAAGATGAACTGGACGAGCAGACCTTCGAGGAGAGGATTCCAACCCTATCACGCCTACGCCTTGCAGTCAATTACAATCAGAAACTG TTTGTGAGTCATCCCATCTGCCAGCAAGTGCTGTCGTCCATTTGGTGTGGAAACATCCCAGGGTGGAGGGGCAGCAAGACGGTCTGGAAACTCACGGTGTCTCTTGGGATCTTCTTCACCATGCCTCTCCTCTGTATGATCTACTGGGTCGCTCCCAAGTCCAAG ATTGGAAAGACTTTGAAGATACCTGTGATCAAATTCCTGCTGCACTCTGCCTCCTACCTGTGGTTCATCATCACCCTTCTAGCTGAGTCTATTTTCATGGAGCTGTACCGCAATGAGTTCGCATCCCGGCAGCAAAACATCCTCTACAACTCCCTCCATATGATCTGGGTGGTCG gtttcttctggAGTGAGTGTAAGAATGTGTGGGCGGAGGGTCTGAGGGGTTACATCGTGGACTGGTCCAACATTCTGGACATGATAGTACTCGGCATGTACTTGGCCTCCTTCGGTCTGAGAGTCCTCATCATGGCAATTGGTCACTTTGTTTGCCAAGACCAAAACTTGGTTGAGAAGTGTGCCTACTTCACCCAAACAG TGCGGGATGAATGGTGGCAGGAGGACCCTCAGCTGATCTCAGAGATTCTGTTCGCTGTGACCAGCATGCTCAGcttcacacgactggcctacaTCCTGCCTGCCCATGAGTCTCTGGGTACTCTGCAGATCTCCATTGGTATAATGATAGACGACATGATGAG GTTCATGTTTCTCTTGATGATCATTGGAACAGCTTTTCTCTGTGGACTGAATAATATCTACGTGCCCTACGCAACTTCTCCACATCTTGGACG CTTCAATGAAACCTTCAACTTTCTCTTCTGGACCATGTTTGGTGCATCTAATCAAGGCTATGTGGACATGCCAGATTTTGTTCTGGCTCAGTTTGTGGGCAGGGTCCTGTATGGGGTCTTCACTCTCGTCATTGTCATTATCCTGCTCAATATGCTTATCGCCATGATCACTAATTCATTCCAGAAGATAGAG GATGATGCTGATGTTGAATGGAAGTTTGCTCGTTCAAAGCTCTACTTGAGTTACTTCAGAGAGGGCTCCACTATACCGGTACCCTTCAACCTCGTCCCCTCTCCAAAGGCCTTGTTCTACTTACTGAG GGGCTTTTTCTGTTGTTGCAACCAAAAGAAAACTCCAGACTATCCTCCTATTGCCTCTGTG TCCAACAGCACAATGAACAACAGTGGCGAGGCAGGGATGGACCGAGTGTCATATCGCCTGCAGGTGGTCAAGGCGCTGGTACAGCGCTACATAGAAGCAGCCCGCAGGGAGTTTGGAGAGGCGACACGTAAAG ATGTGGGGAACAGGATCACAGAGCTGAACAAGGGGGTGGGGAGACTTCACTCTGCTATGAAGCAGCTCCATCAGAACCTGCAGAACAGCAAGTCCTTCGGCTCAAAGAGCGATGGAGGCAACTTCCTGGGCAAGTACATCAAAGGAGCAAAGAACAAATTTAAGAACTTTGATAAAAACGAGGCAATGGGGAATAGCCCAGACCTGTTACGAGTCAATCTGCACCTCAtatggggggtggaggaggggaagaaagaggggAAAACAGAAATGATCCCAGAGGTGTTTAcagagaaaaacacccccacaaacaACCGCGAGAGCTCCCCAGACATCAGCACTGAGTCCCATAGTGGGCAGGAGTTCctggtgagagaaacagagagtacCTGCACACAGGGAACAGTGGAGGAAAACACTAACATCATGTAG